In Corynebacterium aquatimens, one genomic interval encodes:
- a CDS encoding Ku protein, with translation MRAIWSGAITFGLVNVPVKAYGATTNHDISFHQVHAKDNGRIHYERRCEVCGEIVEYADIAKAFEEDGDTVVLSDDDFDSLPEADNDEIEVLQFVPSDQVDPVMLDKSYYLEPQGKTPKSYLLLRQTLEDTDRTAIVRFALRQKTRLGALRVRGKVLILQSMLWADEIRDIDYSEGFKGTKSRAKIGDKELKLSAALVEQYSSDFTPEEYEDDYQVELRKLIDAKFEHGDTIDTEATFGRSGSGSESGSDFGSSSDSDSSGDSDADVVDLMAALQASLEKKRGKSA, from the coding sequence ATGCGCGCAATCTGGAGTGGAGCGATCACCTTTGGCCTTGTCAACGTGCCCGTCAAAGCGTACGGCGCGACCACTAACCACGACATTTCCTTCCATCAGGTGCACGCGAAAGACAACGGGCGGATCCACTACGAACGGCGCTGCGAAGTGTGCGGCGAGATCGTCGAGTACGCCGACATCGCGAAAGCCTTTGAGGAAGACGGCGACACCGTCGTGCTTAGCGACGATGACTTTGACTCCCTCCCCGAAGCCGACAACGACGAAATCGAAGTCCTGCAGTTCGTGCCCAGCGACCAAGTCGACCCGGTCATGCTGGACAAAAGCTACTACCTCGAACCGCAAGGCAAAACGCCGAAGAGCTACCTGCTTCTGCGACAAACGCTTGAGGACACCGACCGCACCGCGATCGTACGCTTTGCCCTACGGCAGAAAACCCGGCTGGGCGCGCTGCGCGTCCGCGGCAAAGTCCTCATACTTCAGTCGATGCTGTGGGCCGACGAAATCCGCGACATCGACTATTCCGAAGGCTTCAAAGGCACCAAATCGCGCGCGAAAATCGGCGATAAGGAGCTGAAACTGTCCGCCGCATTGGTCGAGCAGTACTCCTCCGACTTCACGCCAGAAGAGTACGAGGACGACTACCAAGTCGAGCTACGCAAGCTTATCGACGCCAAATTCGAACACGGCGACACCATCGACACCGAAGCGACCTTTGGACGTTCCGGTTCTGGTTCTGAGTCTGGCTCTGACTTTGGCTCTTCCAGCGATTCCGACTCGTCCGGTGATTCCG